From the genome of Treponema denticola:
CTAAAATAACGGATAAAATGATTAAGTACTCGTATGAGTTTGCGAAAGATGTTTATAATGGAAAAATCTCAATCAATGATGCTGTTAAAGTATTATCAACAAAATACTCAATGAAGGAAACGTCTGCAAAAGATTATATAAATAATTATAAATATATGAGACTTGCTCATAAGTACGCACGTACAATGAATGAAGCAGCAACAAAATATTTCTTGGATAGTATTTATCAAGAAGATGGTCAATCAGAACTGAAGAAAGCATTAATATCAGTATTCGGTCATTTGGATTATTATGAATCACTTGGACATGGAAAATTAAATGGAATAAGGCGAATATATGAGCAATATAGTAAATTAATTAGCGATGCTGATTTGACACTCTATCCAGAAGAAGAAGAAGAAAATATTTATAAAGAGGGAAAAGCAAAACAAGTTTATGTAAATATATATGAACGTGATCAAAATGCTCGAAAAAAATGTATTGAATATTACGGTTACAAATGTTGTGTTTGTGGAATGTTACTTTCAGATAAATATGGGGCAATAGGTCGAGATTTTATACATATTCATCATATTAAAGCATTGTCCTCAATAAAAAAGGAATATACTGTTGATCCGATTACTGATTTAAGACCTGTATGTCCTAATTGCCATGCGATGATTCATAGAAGAGTACCGCCATATTCAATTGAAGAATTAAAAGAAATAATTAAGTAGTGTGACTTTAAGAAAAATTCTTCTAACACCCGCTTCAACCTGACATTGCCTTTACGGCAATGCAGGTTAAGCGGAAGTTAGATTGACCTGCCTTGTGGCAGGCAGGTGCAGAACCAACTAAAACATCATTTTCGACTTCAAAATACTAATGTTCTTGCAAATAAGAAATGCAAGAAAGGAGTTTGAAATGAAGACAAAATTTTTTGTTAGAGTGACAAGTGTTATTCTGATTTTAAGTCTTATGGTTGGAAGTTTTATGAGTTGTAATCAAGGCAATAATCCGCAGCAAGGAAATACTGGCGGCGGAAACTCACAAAAAAGTCTTGATGGAATTTTATGTACAAACGGAGACTATTATTATTTTTCTGGAGGAACTATTTATGACGTTGAAATTTCAGGTTCATCACCAACTAAACGCATAGCTGGCAATTATGTTGGGACTGAATGTAATTTTGGTGGTGGTAATAAGCTCATTGCAACAGTTACTTCAGATACGGTTATACTTAATGGGACTACGTGGACTATAATTAAAAACGATACATTGGTTCAACTTGTCGCAAATGCACCGGTATCGCCATAATTAGTATTATTTTGCAAAATCAGGAAAGTTCTGCTTTCTGGTTTTGCGACATGAAATGTATTTTGAAGTAATTTTGCCTATTAGTATGGTTGTGGAAAACTGGTAAATCAATAATGTTGTTCATAGAAAATAAAATAAAACTTTTATCTAAGTATTTTAAGACTTATTAAGGACATCAACGAAATAAAAGTCCTTCGGACGGTCGTGGTAATTATAATAAATATTTGTTAATGAAAATAAAATTTTAGCTTTATAGTAAAATTATTGATTTTTTTAATTTAATAATGAAAAGCGGTATATTTAAAAATTAAAGTCTTATAGTTAAGAATAAGCTTATAAATTTAAGATAATATTATTTATAAAAGATTGGTTTTGTAAATAATATAGAATTATAGTTAAATTGATATTTTTTAATATATGCGTTAAGTAATATGAAAGTTTGATATGCAAATAATAAAGCTTTATAGTAAAATTTTAAGTTTTTTATTTATAAATGTATAGTAATAAAAAGCAAAATAGAGTAAAATTAAAATCGTATTTTTTAATATAAGAGAGATAAGAAAAGTAAAAATCTAACACCCGCTTCAACCTGACATTTGTTTTGTCACGAAAGTTGCTTAAAGTGCCTATACGGCACCACAACTTTCGCGCCAACTTTGCCGCCGCTTTGCGCGACGGTAAAGGCACAAATGCAGATTAAGCGGATGTTATGTGGACAAGCTAACCGCTTGCGGAAAGACTTGTGCGGAACCGACCTATAACATTTATTTCGATCTAAAAATAAATTTATAGGAAAAAAGAGGGAGAAAATTGAAAACTATACTTAATATTTTTTCTAGAGGATTTATCGGATTGTATGCAATTCTGACTCTTATTGCAGTGATTGCAGAAATTAAGGGGATAGGTTTTAAAACTGTTCACTTGCTGTATTTTGTCGGATCTATTTTGTTGATTTCGGCTGCGGTTACGAATCTACCATGGCTTGTATATCTTTCTTTAGTGTTAATGATTCCATTAGTAATTTTTACCGGTTATGTGGCTGGGAATTTAGAATGGTCTCATATTATAGTTCGCATATTGATTACATTACTATTGTCTTTACTATACAGATACTCAATTTGCTGAGTAAGTAGAAAAAAATGTAAAATAATTTTTTTTAATATGTATGATGATAATCAAGTTTTGGATATTTAGCTAAAAGAGTGGGGGCGAGAATTTAATCGAACTATTAAGATATAAAAGTTTTGCTTATAATTTTATTTAAAAGGGAAATTGAAAATTAACACATAACGCCCGCTTCAACCTGACATTGCGGACAAGCCGCAAATGCAGGTTAAGCGAATGTTAGACCGATGCCTTCGGCACGATAAACTGTAACTTTGAAAAATTGGGTGTGTATTTTTTGTAAATTAAAGCTTAAAACCCAAATTAAAAGCTAGTTTCTTTGATTAAAGTTGTGCTTTAATATAATATTTACTTGATTAAGGAAAATAGAACTTTTATCTTAGGATTTTAAACTCGTTCAGAAAATCTACGAATAAAAGTCCTTCGGACGGTCATGGTGATTATAATAATTAACTTAGTAAGGAAAATAAACCTTGTATCTTAGGTTTTTTAAACTAGCTAAGGAAATCTACAAATAAAAGTCCTTCGGACGGTCATGGTAATTATAATAAATATTTGCTAAGTAAAATAAAATTTTAGCCTTATAGTAAAATTATTGATTTTTTTTTTAATTTAACGATGAAAAGCGGTATAGTTAAAATTAAAGCCTTATTGTTAAGAATAAGCTTATAATTTTAAGATAATATTATTTATAAAAGATTAGTTTTGTAAATAATATAGAATTATAGTTAAATTAATGGTTTTTAATATATGCATTAAGTGATGTAAAGTTGGATATGCAAATAATAAAGCTTTATAGTAAAATTTTAAGTTTTTTTTATTTATTAAATATTGTAATAAAAAGCAAAATAGTGTAAAACTAAAAGCCTATTTGTTAATATTAAGTTATATAAATAAAATAAAAGTGTCTAACACGCAGTTCAAGACTGACAAAACCCGCTCTGAAGAGCGGCCGGCTAAACGCCGGTACGTTTTGCAGCTTAACTGCATGTTAGACGGATGCCTAACGGCACGATAAACTGTAACTTAGAAAAATGTGATATATTTTTATAAATTAAGGCTTAAAACCAAAATTAATAACTTCGTTTTTTGATTAAAGTTATGTTTTATCATAATGACTAATTGAGTAAAAAAAAGTAAACTTTTATCCAAGTGTTTTTTAACTTATTAAGGAAATCAACGAACTAAAAGTCCTTCGGATGGTCATAGAGAGCTCTTTATTTACAATTAGTAAAAAATATGAGAGTTTAATCCACTTGACATCTTATAAGTATTTTAAGATAATTATTTAGTAAAATATTACGAATATTAGAGGTGTATATGATTGCTATAAAACCTGTTTCGGATTTGCGTAATTATAATGAAGTTTTGCAGGATGTTGCTGATGAATCGCCGGTTTTTCTTACTAAAAATGGTAGGGGGTGTTATGCTGTGATTTCCATAAGAGATTACGAAAAATTGACGGCTACGCAAACTCTTTTTTCTGAATTGAAGAAAGGCGAAGAATCTGCTTTGCAAAATGGATGGCTGGACACAACTCAAGTCAGAAAAATGGCGGGACTTTGATGTTTGAGATAAAGATTGCTCCGCAAGCGGCAGCAGATTTACTTGAAATCAAAAATTATATAGAGAATGAACTTCAAAATCCCATAGCAGCACATAATACCATTTCAAAAATTATAGAAACTTATGAAAATTTGACGGCTTTTCCAAATGTAGGGATTCCTGTGGGAAAATATGTTTCATTTCCTACAGATTATAAGTTTGTGCTTTCAAATAATTATTCAATATTTTATAGAATTGAAGACGAAGTTATAAGAATTGTAAGGATTTTGTATTCAAGAAGAGATTTTGTTCGTATTTTGTTTGGAGAGAATAGTAAATAACGTATAACACCCGCTTCAACCTGACATTGCGGACGAGCCGCAAATGCAGGTTAAGCGAATGTTAGATTGACAAGCTAACTTACGCTTGCGGGAAAGGCTTGTGCAGAATTAATTTTATAGGAATTTATAAAATAACCTATGATATGGAAAATTATCTATCGAATAAACTGTAAAACTGAAAAAGTAATTTTTAGATTTAGTAATAAGAAAAAACAATTAATATATTAAACTAAAAATAAGTATAAAATATTTGGACTTTATTAAATGACTTATAAAAATAGATGCAGATATTCTTGCCGTGCTTCAGTCTCTAGGTAAAGGCTATCAAACAAGAATAAATAGTATTTTATGGGAAGCAATTACTACAGGTAATTATTAATCTAACACCCGCTTCAACCTGACATTGCAGACAAGCCGCAAATGCAAGTAAAGCAAATATTAGGTACACGCCTTCGGCGGATGAGAAAAAAAATATTGAAAGTGATTAATGCTATGAGTAAATACGATGATTTATGGAATTATGTTGTACATGAAAATAAAAATGCATTGCTTTTGTCATTTGAAGGAATAAAAACAATAAATGGTTGTGAGATTGAACATTCATTTCTCAATTATAAAAATAACTTCTTAAATATGGATTTTTAGTAGATAAAATATCACTAAAAAATATGACTATAGTATTTAGTAAGTATAATTAATAAGGAATATTATGGATTATATAGCATTGCTCAGAGGTATCAATGTCGGAAACTCGGTAAAAATTAACATGAAAGAATTGAAAATATTATTTGAACAATGCGGTTTTTCAAACGTTTCAACATACATCAATTCCGGAAATGTCCTTTTTAAATCAAATGACAAAAAAAACAGTATTACGGAGAATATTGAAAAGGCATTACATATAACTACGGGGAATGAAGTAAAAGTATTGGTAAAGACAAAAATTGAAATGGTAAAAATAGCAAGTAGTATCCCCGATAATTGGCAAAATAATGATGAGCAAAAGACCGATGTAGCGTATTTATTTGAATCAATAGATAATGAAAACATAATAGATGAATTGCCGATAAAAAAGGAATATATACAATTAATATATGTTAAGGGTGCATTAATCTGGAATGTTCGACGAGAAGATTATAATAAAAGCTATTTAAATAAAATAATATCACATAAAGTATATAAAGATATGACAGTACGAAATGTTAATACGGCCCGATATCTTGCAAGGTGCTAATAAAAAAATTAATTTAAATATAATATATACAAATAAATAAGGTGTATAACAAATGGCAATAACAATGATAACAACTCTTATGCTGATGGTGTTTTATTTTCTTTTGTTGTATGGAGGAGTGGCTTTTGTTCAAAACAAGAAGTTTTTTTCTTCAGCCCCCAAAGAGGTTTATGATGCTGTTCCTGACAGAAAAGAAAGATTTCACGGTGCCCATATAATCGGCTGGATTATAATTGCGATTGCTTTTCTTATCCTTTTGGGTGCATTTATAGTTGGAGTATGGGACGGAATTCATAATAATTTTAATTTTATTGGGTTCTTCATAAGATTTTTAATTATGCTTTACGGGATGGAAACTTTCGATATTGTGTTTTTCGATTGGGTTCTTCTCTGTCATTCAAATTTCTTTCCTCATTTTTATCCGGAAGTTAAGGATATCGTAGGTCCTCATTTATTTGGATATAATTGGAAAACACATGTTATGCATTACATTATATATATTCCGATTTGCGCCGCAGTAGCGTGGATATGTACTTTGTTTTAGGAAGCTCATTTGTTATGGAAAAAGAATTAAGATTAATTATATTTGGAGATTTTTTGATAATTATTAATTAAATTGGTATTACATGCTTGATAATGGCAATGATGGCGGCCGTTTTTAGAAAACATCGGGGCGTATTTTCCAATTTACGCTTGGATTTGTAAAACATAAATAATACTACTATGCCTGCAACTCTTGGTTATTATAATTAAGACTTGTAGTTTCTTTTAGGAGAATATGATATGAAAAGAATAAAATTTGTTATAGTGTATATGCTGTTGCTTTTAATCCTCTATTCTTTATGTTCTTGCGGGGGAAATGTGACTGTGCCGTTAGGAGTAATTATCTATATATATAAGGATAATTCTAATTCTTTTACGGCTGATGAGCTTAAACGCTTGCGTATTACTTCTAACGGAATAGTTGTTGGAGACTCTTTACCGGATGGAACGAAAATCGGCGGTTTAGGAATAGATGAAAATGGAAATTATTATCGAATATTGAGTTATTATTTAGGAACCGGACATAGTAACTGGTGGGCAAAAAAAATTAGAGCATCTTACAAATCAAAGATGAAAAAATTTCATTTTACAATAGAAGACACATCCGGTGTCTATGAAACCTTTACCATGAAGCCGCTTGATGACACATATGAGATTGTTGACGAAACTATACCGGTGATAAAGTATACTGTAATATTAAAAAAGAAGTAGAAATTTTTTGTCATATTAAAAAGCCTCTAATAACCGCTCAACGCTGACAAACGGTCAAGCCGCAAATGAAGGTTAAGCGAATGTTAGACAGGTGCGCTATTGCGCGCTTATATCTTTGGAAGGTTTTAATGAACTATAAGAACCATAATCATATAATTCAAGAAGATAATATTAAACTAAGACCAATATGTGAAACAGATTGGGAATATTTATTTCAATGGAATAAAGATAAAGAAATATTATATTTTTCAGAAGGCGATGATGTTTCTGAATATTCTAGTGAAGAAACAAAACAAATATATACATATGTTTCACAAAAAGCAGATATTTTTATTATTGAATATTTAAATGAAATAATTGGTGAGTGCTGACTTCAAGAAATGAATTTAAACGATATTATGGAAAAACTACCAAATAAAAATATTTATAGAATCGATTTAATGATTGGTAGGAAAGAATTATGGAACAAAGGAATTGGGAGCCGAGTTATAAATATGCTTACCAAATATGGGGTTAGAGAGAAAAAAGCTGATATGATATTTGCTGTTATTTCTGATTATAACTTAAGAAGTCTAAAAGCATTTTCAAAAAATAAGTATGTAGAATATAATAGAGTAGAAATAAGTAGTAGTAAATCAAAAGAAGAAATAAGATTGGTATATAGAAATTTTGTCTAACAATGGTTCCAATTTAGCTTGCCTATTCTTACGGATTTTCGGCTGCTTAGAAATAAATAGTAAACAGGTATAAGTATCCGCATTTTTCAGAAGGTAGAGTATATACTTTTAATAGGGGGAATAATGAAAACAAAAGTAGTGTATGTAAAAAGTACTTTTCCGTCAGATATTGATTCTGTATTTAAACTATTAACCGATGTAAAAACTTTACAATATATTGCATCTCCATATGCTTCATTTAAACTAATTGGTGAAGATAAAGAACTTGTTTGGAAGGAAGGACAGACATTTTCATTTTTGTTTAAAATGTTTTGCTTTATTCCTTATGGAGCTCATACAATTAAAGTAATTAATTTTAATAAAGATGGAATTTATACAAACGAAAGCAATACAAATGTGCCTGTATGGAATCATAGAATTAAATTGATTGATAACGGAAATGGAACAACGGATTATAGTGATGAAGTTGAAATTGGAGCAGGCTGGAAAACATTTATTGTTTGGCTTTGGGCTAATTGTTTTTATAGACATCGTCAAAGAAAATGGTTGAAACTTATAAAAACTCGAAAGGTAGTTAAGTAATAATGTCTGGTAATTTTTGTAAAGAGCTCAAGCTTATACATATCAATTTTTAGTTGATGCAAAGGCATATAGTAACAGGTATAGCCTTGGCATTGATGATATAGCAATTAATGAATATATAATATTTGGAGATAAATAAGTGGAATCAAATTATGTAATCCGTATGGAAGAGATTCAAGATTATACTGTTGTTGAAAATTTAACTAGAGATTCTTTCTGGAATGTGTATAGACCCGGCTGTATGGAACATTATATCCTGCACTGTTACAGGAATAATCCCGATTTTATTTCGGAACTTTCATTGGTTATAGAGATAAACGAAAAAATTATCGGGCATGTGATGTATTCAAAAGCAGAGCTGACTCTCGACAATGGTGAAAAAGTTTCTGCATGGACTTTTGGACCGATAAGTATACATCCGGATTACAGGCAGAAGGGATACGGCTTGAAGTTGTTAAAATGTTCGCTTGAAAAAGCTAGAACAATGGGAATTGGTTTTGTTTGTATTGAAGGTAACATTGAGTTTTATCGTCATGCGGGGTTTGATCTTGCGAGCAAGTTTCATATTCACTATTATTGTGAGCCGAAAGATGCCGAAGTGCCGTATTTTCTTGTGCTGGAACTTATTCCCGAATACCTTAAAATGTATGGAATTGTAGAAGCGACTTATCGTCCTCCGAAAGGATATTTTGCGGCTGATGAAAATCCCTGCGATTTTGAAGCGTATGAATCGATTTTTCCTTATAAAGAAAAATTGGTTTTACCCGGTCAGTTGCAGTAAACTATTTACTGAGAACCTTGATTTACTGATCAAAATACACCGATACTTGTATTGCAGAAATACAAATCGAATAGTAAGACAGGTGTGTAAAATTCAATAGAACTAGGGCAATTTAAAGGCTGTAAGATAAAATTAAACATTGGGAGAAATTAATTATGAGTAAAAGAATAGAAATACTAAGGTCATTTTATGATGATATCGATGAAGACAGCAGGTTAAACAGAAGCCGTCAGGGACAGTTGGAATATCTTACTACAATGAACTATATTCATCGCTATGCAAAAGCCGGAGCAAAGATATTAGAGATTGGTGCCGGTACGGGTAGATACTCGATTGCCTTGGCAAAAGAAGGATATAATGTTACAGCGGTTGAATTAGTAGAGAGCAATCTTGAAGTGCTGAAAAGAAACAGCACCGGTATTGAAAATATTGTTTATTATAAGGGAGATGCCTTAAATCTTGATAGATTTGAAGACAATCAATTTGATATTACATTATTGTTCGGCCCTATTTGTTAAATATCACTTAGCAACATGTGAAAAGCGAGAGCTGCTCGGTTCTTCAAGTCATTTATTATATATATGCAAAAAAGAAGACTAAATTAATTTAGGTGTTAAATATGAAGCAATATACATCTTACCTTTTTGATATGGGTTCTACCTTATTGGAATTCCATAATCCAAAATTGAATGAAAGTGAAATACTTAAAAACGGTCATAACCGTATGATAGCTTATATTTCTAATATTTACGGTAAATTCATTGCCGATAAAATAGACAAAGAAGTCATTTTACCTTGGTATGACTATGTTGAAAAAGAGCGTAAAATTAAAAGAATAGAATACCGTATTTGTGAAGCCTTGTTTTTAAAATTTGGAGAGTTAGGTATACATATTTCTTATAATGAAATTATTGAAATATTGAAAAAAGATTATCTTGATTTTTATAACTATGCTCATCCGAATGAAGGAGTGATTGATTGCCTTAAATTTTTAAAAGAAAAGAAGTGTAAAATCGGTGTTGTTTCAAACATTATGTACCCCAAAGAAATATATCTTGAAATTTTTAAGAGAGAAGGGCTTGATTTATTTATTGATAATTATACTTTCAGTTATGAAAATACCTATATGAAGCCTCATTCTTCTGTTTTTTTACGAGCTCTGATGCCGCTGGATGCAAAAATTTCGGAAACGCTTATGGTGGGCGATAATGAAAAAGTCGATGTTATAGGTGCAAAAGCTGTAGGATTAAAAACCTGTTTATACGATAAAGATAAAAAGTATAAACAACATCAAGCCGATTTTTATATAAATAATTTTATGGAAATTATTGATAATTAAATAAAAATAGTTTTATGAATTTACCGATTTTAAAAGAACAAATTTCACAATTTCTTGATGAAGAAGGCCGTATTGTCAGATGGCCCAAGAAAACTTATGATAAAATAAATGTCTTAAAATATTTGCAAGGAAAATTTGCCCCTGATAAAAAATATTCTGAAATTGAAGTGAATGCAGTTTTAAAAACTTGGCACACTTTCAATGATCATGCTCTATTAAGACGTGAACTTTTTGATAAATTTTTATTGGAACGTACACCGGATTGTAAAGAATATTGGGTTAATACCGATAAAATTATAATTTAAAAGATATTATTATGACTGATGAAGAAAAATTTAAAGTAAAAATCATTCAAGATGCGGAAAGATATGTAGAAAGTATATTTAGAGAAGACTTTAGCGGTCATGATTTTTTTCATACAATGAGAGTGTTTCGTACGGCAACTTACCTTGCAGAAAAAGAAAATGCCGATATTTTTATTGTTCAA
Proteins encoded in this window:
- a CDS encoding HNH endonuclease; translated protein: MSKITDKMIKYSYEFAKDVYNGKISINDAVKVLSTKYSMKETSAKDYINNYKYMRLAHKYARTMNEAATKYFLDSIYQEDGQSELKKALISVFGHLDYYESLGHGKLNGIRRIYEQYSKLISDADLTLYPEEEEENIYKEGKAKQVYVNIYERDQNARKKCIEYYGYKCCVCGMLLSDKYGAIGRDFIHIHHIKALSSIKKEYTVDPITDLRPVCPNCHAMIHRRVPPYSIEELKEIIK
- a CDS encoding type II toxin-antitoxin system prevent-host-death family antitoxin, which translates into the protein MIAIKPVSDLRNYNEVLQDVADESPVFLTKNGRGCYAVISIRDYEKLTATQTLFSELKKGEESALQNGWLDTTQVRKMAGL
- a CDS encoding type II toxin-antitoxin system RelE/ParE family toxin, encoding MFEIKIAPQAAADLLEIKNYIENELQNPIAAHNTISKIIETYENLTAFPNVGIPVGKYVSFPTDYKFVLSNNYSIFYRIEDEVIRIVRILYSRRDFVRILFGENSK
- a CDS encoding DUF1697 domain-containing protein — translated: MDYIALLRGINVGNSVKINMKELKILFEQCGFSNVSTYINSGNVLFKSNDKKNSITENIEKALHITTGNEVKVLVKTKIEMVKIASSIPDNWQNNDEQKTDVAYLFESIDNENIIDELPIKKEYIQLIYVKGALIWNVRREDYNKSYLNKIISHKVYKDMTVRNVNTARYLARC
- a CDS encoding GNAT family N-acetyltransferase, yielding MNLNDIMEKLPNKNIYRIDLMIGRKELWNKGIGSRVINMLTKYGVREKKADMIFAVISDYNLRSLKAFSKNKYVEYNRVEISSSKSKEEIRLVYRNFV
- a CDS encoding GNAT family N-acetyltransferase — translated: MESNYVIRMEEIQDYTVVENLTRDSFWNVYRPGCMEHYILHCYRNNPDFISELSLVIEINEKIIGHVMYSKAELTLDNGEKVSAWTFGPISIHPDYRQKGYGLKLLKCSLEKARTMGIGFVCIEGNIEFYRHAGFDLASKFHIHYYCEPKDAEVPYFLVLELIPEYLKMYGIVEATYRPPKGYFAADENPCDFEAYESIFPYKEKLVLPGQLQ
- a CDS encoding class I SAM-dependent methyltransferase, encoding MSKRIEILRSFYDDIDEDSRLNRSRQGQLEYLTTMNYIHRYAKAGAKILEIGAGTGRYSIALAKEGYNVTAVELVESNLEVLKRNSTGIENIVYYKGDALNLDRFEDNQFDITLLFGPIC
- a CDS encoding HAD family hydrolase → MKQYTSYLFDMGSTLLEFHNPKLNESEILKNGHNRMIAYISNIYGKFIADKIDKEVILPWYDYVEKERKIKRIEYRICEALFLKFGELGIHISYNEIIEILKKDYLDFYNYAHPNEGVIDCLKFLKEKKCKIGVVSNIMYPKEIYLEIFKREGLDLFIDNYTFSYENTYMKPHSSVFLRALMPLDAKISETLMVGDNEKVDVIGAKAVGLKTCLYDKDKKYKQHQADFYINNFMEIIDN
- a CDS encoding DUF2087 domain-containing protein, coding for MNLPILKEQISQFLDEEGRIVRWPKKTYDKINVLKYLQGKFAPDKKYSEIEVNAVLKTWHTFNDHALLRRELFDKFLLERTPDCKEYWVNTDKIII